The Camelus ferus isolate YT-003-E chromosome 13, BCGSAC_Cfer_1.0, whole genome shotgun sequence genome segment ttttaaaactgtgccttgatttctaaccgGCAggacagttctcagagctttctgagatgcttcCCAGGTTATCATCttcaaatttggctcaaataagatttttccatttctttcttagatcgactgattaatttttcattgacaatACCTTTGGCTTTCTTCATAAAGTGCTTGCTTACAGGtaggattccacacacacacacacccccgcctCGGGGAGCAGGGCAATCAGTCCCCATCACTGCGTCTGCTCACCCCTCTGGGTCTTCCTGAGGGACTAGCCGTTGGagctcccaccctcctcctgagAGAGCCAGGCTGGTCAGCAAAGGAGGAGGCTGACTCACCAAGCAGTGACAGTGCTCCCTTGGAAGTGGTGACAAAGAGGCTGCAGGGGCTCCTGCAAGGACGGGGAGTTAGTTCATTAGTGCACCGCAGGGGGAGGTCACCTCATCCTGGAGTCCCCTGCACAGCCTCCTAGTGATGGAGAGCTCATTACCTCCACTCACAGTCCTGTAGCTGGAGAATCTTGCTAGTGCACCTTTCAGCTCCTTCCTCTCTATCTGGTCACTGCCCCAGACCAGACCTCCGCACACTTCCTGCATCACTCCAGGCAGGCCTTCCCTCCGGCTCAGCCTGGGCCATATCCCACCTCAGCCACTGAACTGTCTTCCCTGCACTGGAGCTCACGACAAACACCAATTCTCCACCTCTCCCCCTCTAGCAGGGGCTGCCTGGCAGCCCAGCAGGATGCAATAATTGAGGGAGTGAGGGTTGAGGTGAGGGGTTTGGCAGGCAGGAACAACTGAACTTTGGCTAAAAGGCAAAAATTACAGGAAGCGCTGCGCAGGCCCACTACAGCTCCTTCCCAGGGAGAGCCTGCAGTGCCCCCTGCTGGCCGGAAGAGAGTTTGCGGGCAGGTTAAagtcactccctccctcctttcactAACCCTGCACCAGGAATCTGATCTTGATGACTCAGATTAGGGGATCGCAGGAAGCAGATAGGTCATCTTGTCCAGGGGTCTCCAAATGCGTCAAATTATAGGTACGGCTGCTGTGGATGACTGTGCATCTTGCCCATTTGACAAAGGCCTCTGGGCTGAGGAGCCAGTTGGGGCTGAAATCCTGCCTACATCCTGCTAAGTAAGCTGTGTACCCCAGTGTGGTCTGGGTCAGCCCAGACAAAGGCCTGTCTTTTCATGATTCATTCTAGAGACAGCATACTTCTGGAATTTGTGCAAAAGGTGTCACATCTCCCAGTAGCAGCCCTGGCACAGAATGCTTCCTTCAAAGAGTGTGATCTTATAAAACCAAGCTTCTTTAGCTAAAGGAGAGTTGAAAACCTACctaaaagatggagaaactgaggcccatgaAGGGGAGTCATGCAGTCAATGCCAGGACGGAGCTTAGAAGCCAGATCCCTTATCTCTCAAAGCAGTGTTCCTTGCATCACACTGAGCTAGTTTTAGCCCAAGCCTGTTTTGAAGCATCTTGgctgctctgcccctcccactcTCAGTCTCATCAGCCCCATCAGCTTCCCCCTGCAACCCAGCTACTCTGCTGTCTTATTTCCCTCGCCAGGAGCATGGCACAGTGTTTGCCCAAAAGGAGGGCCGGTGAGAGTGCTGGCCCTGTCTGCATAATTTCCTACAAGTACCTCAATCCCAAGGATGAGGGCAGACATGCAGGAGGGCAGGGTGGTGACATGGAAGACAGGGAGCAACGTGGGCCAGTGAAGCTGGTGGCCCAGTTACTGGGCAGATGGGGCTTGCTTTGGAGGTGCAGTCCGCCGGGGTGTCTGTGCCACGCCGTAAGGCACGTGGGCAGCCACTGTGCCCATCTCCTGAGCCCCAGCCACATGGAACATCTGGtcatcaaagaagatatgtgGGCGGATCTTCTCCAGGAGGGGGCCCTTGGGTGCTCCCGCCAGGAACAGGGCCTCATCCGTCTCCAGGCCCCAGCTGCGCAGGGTCTTGAGAGCCCGGGCCCCAGAACTGGCTGCACTGCGAGCCGTCACCAAGTAGGTGCGGATGGGACACTCCAGCCGCAGGCCTTTGGAGTAGAACTTCTTCTGCAGCCTACCCAGTGCTTCCAGAAAACCCTTTAAGGGGCCCTACGGGAAGGCAAAGGAACACCATGAACTCACCACTCTCCCAAACATGTGGCCCCTCTCCAGCTGGGCTCCTCCCCAAAGCACTAGTGTCTTGGTGTGTAGGATGAGGGAGCTTCTCAGGATCCCTTCACCTCTCAGGTCTGCTATGCCTGTTTGGGCCACCATTGTGCATCCGTGAGACTGTAGGCACTTGGGACAGTCTGGGTGTCATACAGCTGTGACTGGGCATGCCTGTGTCAGAATAACCATACCAGGGCCACTGTTACTACAGCAGCCCACCAGGTCCATGGGTGTCTGTCCTGCAGCTCTGTAACTGTGGCCTTTGTGTTCGTCAGCAGGgaggatattaaaaatatttagtgactCTGGCTTGGGCGCCCTTCCATCAGAATGGACTCCAGCTGCAAACAACTGGGACAGATGGACCAATGTGTCACTGCCGAATATCGAGCTTGCCCTGGGGGCACACAGGTGGCTCAGGGTGTCCTGCTCCAGCTCTGCAGGGCCAGGGAAAGGATTTACTTTCTATGGTGCCCGGAACAATGAAGCGTCATGAGGTCATGTGAATAAAGAACCAGGCGATGATGAGGAAGAACACAGTAAGGGCAGCTGGAAATCAGGAAGTGTGGGCTTCTAATCTTGGAGACCCCTCACTTGCTGGGTGACCTGGAGCCAGCAACAGTCCCCTGGGGCTCTGCCTACCACTTGGTGGAAAAACTGTTTTGCTCTGGGTTCCCAAGGATTTCGGAGGCAGCCAATGAGAGAAGTGAAATGAATACTGAGGGGTCACACCTGAAGCCAGCTGAGTTCTGGCAGAGAGGGGCTCTGGGTTACTGAGCACCGAGATTTTTGTTAAAAGCACAGATAGGGCTCCCAGGAGGGCTGGAGAATCCCAGCAGGTCCCACCTCAGGGAATTTCCACCAGGCTCTAGGGTGTATTCTGCTCTCAGGGAGACTCCGAGCAGTTTGAGGGGGAGCGAGGGTCCCTGCGCCTCCGGCCAAAGGATGGATGGCAGGAAGTGGGAAGTGCTGGTGTGGCCCTAAACAGAGGGCTCTCCCGGCCACCACAccagctggtctccctgccccGATAAGGCGTGCCAGCTCAGCCCTTCCTTTTCTCCAGTGAGGGAAACACGGGCTTCTTGAGAGGGTGGGAACACTCTCAGAGTGGTGGGGGAAATCCTAGAGAGTGGACAGGGTTCTGGAGAGAGGATGGCAGCTTCAGAAAGAGAGGGTGAGGCCTTCAGAAAGGGATGGGAACTTTAGAGAAGTGATGGAGACCTCAGAAAGAGGGTGGAGGCTTTGAGAGGGGATGCGAGCTTAGAGAGAGGATGCGGGTAGGACTGCAGTGAGGGGGATGGGGGCTCAAAGTCAGGGTAGAAGCTCACTGAGGGGTCaagtgagagggaggagggctgcaGGTCTAAGGAGGGGACCTGGCTGGATTCTGGGTCCAGTTTGGGGTTTGGTTCTGGACTGCAGGTTCCAGCCAAGGGCAGGTTCTGAGGAGAAACCTTGCTCCACCCAAGGGGTCCCGGAAGTGTGTGTAGCACCTGGGCCAAAGGTTTATTCTCGTGGGCTTTCTCATGCTCAAAGAACCTGTCCAGCCCGTGGGCCTTCACGATGCGCTCCGACTCATCCGAGAAGAGCACAGCATCTCCGTCGAAGGCCACCCGCAGCTGACTCTGGGATACAGCCACGTCCCTGCTGGGGCTGAAGATGGTGGCGGCTGcgatccctgggcagagagaggcaaGCATTGTCTGCCTCCATCTAGGTAATGGGGTCCCCAGACACACGCCTCAGCTGCCTGTGGGCCAACAGAGGGCTATCTCAGGCTGTCCTTGCCCCACCTACTCACCCAGGACTCAGGGCCAGGCTAATGAGGGCTAATATTCAGAATAGTTCAAAATTGACCAACAAGAATAGACAGTGGCTTTTGCTTTGAGTAAGGCTCTGAGGGCCCAGGCCTATGCCAGGGTTTCCTGTTTAGTTGCTGCTTTGAGGGAAggtctgggaggggagggagtccCAGGAAACAGAGGGGCACTCAAAGCACTCAGGGCAGGAGCTATTTAACAATCAGTACAGAGGAATTTCAATAGCTTAATATCTAGGAAGGTTATGCTGTTATGGACCAGTTGAATGTCAGTCCCAGCTGGAAGGAAGGGTCCCCATGGCCCCTGCTGTCCTTCCAGGAGTTCCTCACGGGCCCTCGATGTAGATCTACAGAGGAGCCAGGAAAGAGCCCCAACCTTGGCTGGGCCTCAGTTAATCTCTTGCCGTTGATTCTGGCAAGTCACTCACTTTCTCTGCACCAAGATAAAATGAACGGTGGCCAGCCTCACAGAAACCTCACTAGCCTAAGGGTGCTATAATTAGGCCCAAGCCCTAGGCATCAGGCTAGGCACCTCCTCAGCTCTGAACCAAGCTAACATAAACCAGAACCACCTGACCCTGGGCTGGACCTCCCTCCTGACCATCCCCTGCTCCCTAGCCTGAGCTTAAACTATAGACATATAGAGGCACGCACGCAGGCCAGTGCCAAGGCCCTGACCAGAGGGCATATCTGTCTAGGGAAATGGCTTCTGGTTCCTGGTTagagaaaacctcttggagctgggagtatatagttcagtggtagagtgcatgcttaggatgcacgaggtcctgggttcaatccctagtacttccattaaaatacataaatagataaatacatcctaattacctcccgctccaaaaaaaaaaaaaaaaaaaaaaagaagaagaagaagaaggagagccTCTTGGAGCCCCAAGCAGCTCAGGGAAATAAGGCATCAGCGGGGAGAAAGGCCAGGCTTCTAGTCAGGAGACCTcatgaaagaggaagagaaaagtgaaTATATTGTTGGTTGATGAAGAAACCTGCCAGTAGCATTCAGCTTGGGGTTCTCAGAATTTATAGGGCAGGTTGTAGGAATTAAGGAAGGTACTCCCCTTCCAGTTACTATGGCAACCCCTAGCACCTGCTCAGAGATTTAGGACCAGGCCTCCCATCTCTGGAATCCCTTTGCCAGACCTCCTACTCTCCTTCCCCAGTTTGACTCACCTTCATCAATGGCTTCCTGT includes the following:
- the NT5C1A gene encoding cytosolic 5'-nucleotidase 1A isoform X2, which codes for MEPEEPRETREAGPGAESAAAPRWEEAKTFYDNLAPKKKPKSPKPQNAVTIAVSSRALFRMDEEQRIYTEQGVEEYVRYQLEHENEPFSPGPAFPFVKALEAVNKRLRELYPESEDVFDIVLVTNNHAQVGVRLINSINHYGGNSPICYLKAYHTNLYLSADAEKVQEAIDEGIAAATIFSPSRDVAVSQSQLRVAFDGDAVLFSDESERIVKAHGLDRFFEHEKAHENKPLAQGPLKGFLEALGRLQKKFYSKGLRLECPIRTYLVTARSAASSGARALKTLRSWGLETDEALFLAGAPKGPLLEKIRPHIFFDDQMFHVAGAQEMGTVAAHVPYGVAQTPRRTAPPKQAPSAQ
- the NT5C1A gene encoding cytosolic 5'-nucleotidase 1A isoform X1 → MEPEEPRETREAGPGAESAAAPRWEEAKTFYDNLAPKKKPKSPKPQNAVTIAVSSRALFRMDEEQRIYTEQGVEEYVRYQLEHENEPFSPGPAFPFVKALEAVNKRLRELYPESEDVFDIVLVTNNHAQVGVRLINSINHYDLFIERFCMTGGNSPICYLKAYHTNLYLSADAEKVQEAIDEGIAAATIFSPSRDVAVSQSQLRVAFDGDAVLFSDESERIVKAHGLDRFFEHEKAHENKPLAQGPLKGFLEALGRLQKKFYSKGLRLECPIRTYLVTARSAASSGARALKTLRSWGLETDEALFLAGAPKGPLLEKIRPHIFFDDQMFHVAGAQEMGTVAAHVPYGVAQTPRRTAPPKQAPSAQ
- the NT5C1A gene encoding cytosolic 5'-nucleotidase 1A isoform X3, encoding MDEEQRIYTEQGVEEYVRYQLEHENEPFSPGPAFPFVKALEAVNKRLRELYPESEDVFDIVLVTNNHAQVGVRLINSINHYDLFIERFCMTGGNSPICYLKAYHTNLYLSADAEKVQEAIDEGIAAATIFSPSRDVAVSQSQLRVAFDGDAVLFSDESERIVKAHGLDRFFEHEKAHENKPLAQGPLKGFLEALGRLQKKFYSKGLRLECPIRTYLVTARSAASSGARALKTLRSWGLETDEALFLAGAPKGPLLEKIRPHIFFDDQMFHVAGAQEMGTVAAHVPYGVAQTPRRTAPPKQAPSAQ